One genomic segment of Methanobrevibacter oralis includes these proteins:
- a CDS encoding N-acetylneuraminate synthase family protein: MNIFNKQPFLIGEIGVNFYDIAKKENISDLDAAKIMIKQAKDCGIDAVKFQSYKAETIASKSSSSYWDLSEESTTSQFDLFKKFDKFGRDEYKELADYCREIGIIFLATPFDFESVDYLDEFMDIYKISSSDLTNIPFIKYIAAKNKPILLSTGASTLNEIKQAVKAIEDVSTGDIAIMHCVLAYPTDYEDANLLMIKNLEENFPDYEIGYSDHTKPDENMFVLITAYNYGAVILEKHFTLDKSIKGNDHYHAMDPEDVKTFKKNLEFLSKLKGHKIKQPLICENSARKEARRSIVANMDIKKGTQITKENIAFKRPGTGISPSRVDDIIGKIANVDIHYDELIDFDMLS; this comes from the coding sequence ATGAATATCTTTAATAAACAACCCTTTTTAATAGGTGAAATCGGTGTTAATTTTTATGATATAGCTAAAAAAGAAAATATTTCCGATTTAGATGCTGCAAAAATAATGATTAAACAGGCTAAAGATTGTGGTATTGACGCAGTTAAATTTCAATCATACAAAGCTGAAACGATAGCTTCAAAGAGTTCTTCATCTTATTGGGATTTATCTGAGGAATCTACAACTTCACAATTTGATCTGTTTAAAAAATTTGATAAATTTGGTCGAGATGAATATAAAGAATTAGCAGATTACTGTCGTGAAATTGGTATAATTTTTTTAGCAACTCCTTTTGATTTTGAGTCTGTTGATTATCTTGATGAATTTATGGATATTTATAAGATATCTTCTTCTGATTTAACTAATATTCCATTTATTAAGTATATTGCAGCTAAAAATAAGCCAATATTGCTTTCTACAGGCGCATCTACTTTAAATGAAATCAAACAAGCTGTTAAAGCTATTGAAGATGTTTCTACTGGTGATATTGCAATTATGCACTGTGTTTTAGCTTACCCTACAGATTATGAAGATGCAAATCTTTTAATGATTAAAAACCTTGAAGAAAATTTTCCAGATTATGAAATAGGATATTCTGATCATACAAAACCTGATGAAAACATGTTTGTTTTAATAACTGCTTATAATTATGGGGCTGTTATTCTAGAAAAACATTTCACTCTCGATAAATCTATTAAAGGAAATGACCATTATCATGCAATGGATCCAGAGGATGTAAAAACATTTAAAAAGAATTTAGAATTTTTATCTAAACTTAAAGGTCACAAAATTAAACAACCATTAATTTGTGAAAATTCTGCAAGAAAAGAAGCTAGACGTTCAATTGTAGCTAATATGGATATTAAAAAAGGAACTCAAATTACTAAAGAGAATATTGCATTTAAAAGGCCAGGAACTGGAATATCTCCTTCTCGTGTTGATGATATAATTGGAAAAATTGCTAATGTTGATATTCATTATGATGAGTTAATTGATTTTGATATGTTGTCTTAA
- a CDS encoding cytidylyltransferase domain-containing protein translates to MFNNNKILVVIPARGGSKGIPRKNLRLLNNKPLISYSIDVAKSSKYVDDVVVTTDDDEIALISDKFGASVIRRSAELASDEVPLDPVIYDAMIQKEKQAFDEYDIVITIQPTSPFLKVETLDRVIEKFEDFNIDNVISVMDDRHLNWGYDEDNQRYFPLYRKRVNRQFLPKLYRETGSILASRRHCVTQDSRLGNNIDLIEVTPEESVDIDNYDDWWVADAYVRKKKIALVVDAYDVIGTGHVYRCLSIASKLVKHDVMFFLRENHQLGVDIVNGSNYQYKTYEGQEELFDLLNEFNPHIVINDILDTSRKYIARLQNHGYFVCNFEDLGTGTELANVVFDALYEHELGKENIFTSHKYYILKDEFYFQPHKIITQTINNVLITFGGTDPNNLTDKVLDAILESGFEGRINVILGLGYGDVEGIISKHEMNPYVQIYQSVSNISEFMFKADIIFTSAGRTMYEICSIGVPTICLCQNLREKKHIFGNTNNGFINMGLGSDVSRQEIIDKFNTLSADFEIREEFNRRMLSVDLKHGFENIVSILKEEYRNFELKNDLK, encoded by the coding sequence ATGTTTAATAATAATAAAATTCTAGTTGTTATTCCAGCTCGTGGAGGCTCAAAAGGGATTCCTCGTAAAAATCTTCGTTTACTTAATAATAAACCTTTAATTTCTTATTCTATTGATGTAGCTAAATCATCTAAATATGTTGATGATGTGGTAGTAACTACTGATGATGATGAAATTGCATTGATATCTGATAAATTTGGAGCTAGTGTTATTAGACGTTCAGCAGAATTAGCTAGTGATGAAGTTCCATTAGATCCAGTTATTTATGACGCTATGATTCAAAAGGAAAAACAAGCATTTGATGAGTATGATATTGTAATTACAATACAACCTACTTCTCCATTTTTAAAAGTAGAAACTTTGGATAGGGTTATTGAAAAATTTGAAGATTTTAATATTGATAATGTAATTTCCGTCATGGATGATAGGCATTTAAATTGGGGATATGATGAAGATAATCAAAGATATTTCCCACTTTATAGAAAAAGAGTTAATAGACAATTTTTACCTAAATTATATCGTGAAACTGGAAGTATTTTAGCTAGTAGGAGACATTGTGTTACTCAGGATTCTCGTTTAGGTAATAATATTGATTTAATTGAAGTTACTCCTGAAGAAAGTGTTGATATTGATAATTATGATGATTGGTGGGTAGCTGACGCATATGTAAGAAAGAAAAAAATAGCTCTTGTTGTAGATGCTTATGATGTAATAGGAACTGGTCATGTTTACAGATGTTTATCAATTGCTTCTAAATTAGTAAAGCACGATGTGATGTTTTTTTTAAGAGAAAACCATCAATTAGGTGTAGATATTGTTAATGGGTCTAATTATCAATATAAAACATATGAAGGTCAAGAAGAATTATTTGATCTTTTAAATGAATTTAATCCTCACATAGTTATTAATGATATTTTAGATACTTCTCGAAAATATATTGCTCGTTTACAAAATCATGGGTATTTTGTATGTAATTTTGAAGATTTAGGAACTGGAACCGAGTTAGCTAATGTTGTTTTTGATGCATTATATGAACATGAATTAGGCAAGGAAAATATTTTCACGAGTCATAAATACTATATTTTAAAAGATGAATTTTATTTTCAACCTCATAAAATAATCACTCAAACAATTAATAATGTTTTAATCACTTTTGGAGGAACAGACCCTAATAATCTCACCGATAAAGTATTAGATGCAATTCTTGAAAGTGGTTTTGAAGGCAGAATTAATGTTATTTTGGGATTAGGATATGGTGATGTTGAAGGTATTATTTCAAAGCATGAAATGAATCCTTATGTTCAGATTTACCAAAGTGTTTCAAATATTAGTGAGTTCATGTTTAAAGCAGATATTATATTTACATCTGCAGGTAGGACAATGTATGAAATTTGTTCTATAGGCGTTCCTACAATCTGTTTGTGTCAAAACCTTAGAGAGAAAAAACATATTTTTGGAAATACAAATAATGGATTTATAAACATGGGTCTTGGTTCTGATGTAAGTAGACAAGAGATCATTGATAAATTCAATACACTTTCAGCAGATTTTGAGATTAGAGAGGAGTTTAATAGGAGAATGCTTAGTGTTGATTTAAAGCATGGTTTTGAAAACATTGTTTCAATTTTAAAAGAAGAGTATAGAAATTTTGAACTAAAAAATGATTTAAAGTAG
- the hypD gene encoding hydrogenase formation protein HypD, whose protein sequence is MKNMSKELIERINDIATPVKIMHVCGSHEHTIMENGIRSLLPEEVEIVAGPGCPVCVVPSREIDECLELIEKGVTITTFGDMLRVPGSNQSLADAKAEGGDVRVVYGINKAIEIAEKEDNDVVFMAAGFETTAPTTAAEILSKPPENFSVLSCHRLIPPAIDYLINSGQTNLDALIQPGHVCTIIGTKPLEYFSTDFGIPQAVAGFNPLDILMSVYMILRQIRDETPKIDNEYNRAVREEGNVIAQEMIEKVFEVRSREWRGFPKIPNSILEIKDEFSKYNARKKYDIEVKDVEKAPKGCICGPILRGLARPKDCKLFRNDCNPLHPIGACMVSKEGTCNIAHRYSKI, encoded by the coding sequence ATGAAAAATATGTCAAAAGAACTTATAGAGAGAATAAATGATATTGCCACACCAGTTAAAATAATGCACGTGTGTGGTTCTCATGAACATACAATAATGGAAAATGGAATTAGGAGTTTACTTCCAGAAGAAGTAGAAATTGTTGCGGGTCCTGGATGTCCAGTTTGTGTTGTTCCATCTCGTGAAATCGATGAATGTTTAGAACTTATCGAAAAAGGAGTTACAATTACAACCTTTGGAGATATGTTAAGAGTACCTGGTTCTAATCAATCGCTTGCAGATGCTAAAGCTGAAGGTGGAGATGTTAGAGTTGTTTATGGAATTAACAAAGCTATTGAAATAGCTGAAAAAGAAGATAATGATGTAGTATTTATGGCTGCTGGATTTGAAACTACTGCTCCAACAACAGCTGCAGAAATATTATCTAAGCCACCTGAAAATTTTTCAGTGCTTTCCTGTCATAGGTTAATACCTCCTGCAATTGATTATTTAATAAATTCAGGTCAAACAAATTTAGATGCATTAATCCAACCAGGACATGTTTGTACAATTATTGGAACAAAACCATTAGAATACTTTTCAACAGACTTTGGAATTCCCCAAGCAGTAGCTGGATTTAACCCTTTAGACATATTAATGTCGGTATATATGATTTTAAGACAGATCCGCGATGAAACACCGAAAATAGACAACGAATACAATAGAGCTGTAAGAGAAGAAGGAAATGTTATTGCTCAAGAAATGATTGAGAAAGTATTTGAAGTTAGAAGTCGTGAATGGAGAGGATTTCCTAAAATACCAAATTCCATCTTAGAAATCAAAGATGAATTTAGTAAATACAATGCACGAAAAAAATATGATATTGAAGTAAAAGACGTTGAAAAAGCTCCTAAAGGATGTATTTGTGGACCAATTTTAAGAGGATTAGCTAGACCTAAAGATTGTAAGCTATTTAGAAATGACTGTAATCCTCTACACCCCATTGGTGCATGCATGGTTAGTAAAGAAGGGACTTGTAATATAGCACACAGATACTCAAAAATTTAA
- a CDS encoding phosphoglycolate phosphatase — protein MIEAIAVDIDGTITDNERRICISAIEALRKAENANIPTIIVTGNVVNYAYATEVLIGCSGGLVAENGGVVFKEGENNNAVETMIQRDFITSAEKHLKEKLGEKFSKHASHDNMYRLTETVFYKTIDLKEIKKALTDFKYIDELEIYDSGFALHITDKRINKGSSLRYLCERNNINMKNVMAIGDSQNDEDFLKEAGVKIAVGNAEDKLKNISDYVCKNQFGDGVAEAIEKFAL, from the coding sequence ATGATAGAAGCAATAGCAGTAGATATTGATGGAACCATTACTGACAATGAAAGAAGAATCTGCATATCTGCAATTGAAGCATTAAGAAAAGCTGAAAATGCCAATATTCCTACAATAATAGTTACAGGAAATGTTGTAAATTATGCATATGCAACAGAAGTTCTTATTGGATGCAGTGGAGGATTAGTAGCTGAAAATGGAGGAGTTGTTTTCAAAGAAGGTGAAAACAACAATGCTGTTGAAACAATGATCCAAAGGGATTTCATTACCTCTGCTGAAAAACATTTAAAAGAAAAATTAGGTGAAAAATTTAGTAAGCATGCATCTCACGACAACATGTATAGGTTAACAGAAACTGTATTTTATAAAACAATAGATTTAAAAGAAATTAAAAAAGCATTAACAGATTTTAAATATATTGATGAACTTGAAATTTATGATAGTGGCTTTGCTTTACATATCACTGATAAAAGAATTAATAAAGGAAGTAGTCTTAGATATTTATGCGAAAGAAACAACATAAATATGAAAAATGTAATGGCTATTGGAGACAGCCAAAATGATGAAGACTTTCTAAAAGAAGCCGGAGTAAAAATAGCTGTTGGAAACGCTGAAGACAAATTAAAAAACATTAGTGATTATGTTTGTAAAAATCAATTTGGTGATGGTGTAGCCGAAGCAATTGAAAAATTTGCATTATAG
- a CDS encoding TldD/PmbA family protein, producing the protein MIYELSKKAENEVRKICDEYEIYISEEKSIELDSRKDELSFAKENIEKGIGIRVIKDNKIGFAFTTNMEKIADTAMQALENTKLNQDDESYEFSSISKVPTIKKTYDKQIKDLSLEEYSEFLKDIINKSIESGCEVTGAGFSAEEMKSLIINSNGVSIENEGTGYGVGLSVTIQKDGKIATAYNSESSRFFDIDGEKLANEVCNLSKNSLNTKSIETDNYSVVLDYYAATGLLQTFMSAFDGENVIRQRSILQNKIGEEIVNPSLSIIDNPLLEKGMNTCKCDGEGTPSQKTKLVKDGILNSFIYDIYTANKANTKSTSNGYRNYLTTPKISLSNLCLEFKEMTDISEIDNGVLTTSVLGAHTANPISGDFSVEASNAFKIKNGELIEPINKAMISGNIFELMKTCEGLKSKIKQYGPYILPKLLVHNLKVVGQ; encoded by the coding sequence ATGATATATGAACTTTCTAAAAAAGCAGAAAATGAAGTTAGAAAAATTTGCGATGAATATGAAATATACATCAGCGAAGAAAAAAGTATAGAACTTGATTCAAGAAAAGATGAATTAAGCTTTGCAAAAGAAAATATTGAAAAAGGAATTGGAATACGAGTAATAAAAGACAATAAAATTGGTTTTGCATTTACTACAAATATGGAAAAAATAGCTGATACTGCAATGCAAGCATTAGAAAATACCAAATTAAATCAAGATGATGAATCTTATGAATTTTCAAGCATAAGCAAAGTTCCAACTATTAAAAAAACATATGACAAACAAATTAAGGATTTAAGTCTTGAAGAATATAGTGAATTTTTAAAAGACATTATAAATAAAAGTATTGAAAGTGGTTGTGAGGTTACTGGTGCTGGATTTTCAGCAGAAGAAATGAAAAGTTTAATTATAAACTCGAATGGTGTTTCCATTGAAAATGAAGGAACTGGATATGGAGTAGGATTATCTGTAACCATCCAAAAAGATGGAAAAATTGCAACAGCGTATAACTCAGAATCTTCAAGATTTTTCGATATAGATGGTGAAAAACTAGCTAATGAAGTTTGTAATTTATCTAAAAATTCATTGAATACAAAATCAATAGAAACTGACAATTATTCAGTGGTTTTAGACTATTATGCTGCAACTGGCCTTTTACAAACATTTATGAGTGCTTTTGATGGTGAAAATGTTATAAGGCAAAGATCTATTCTTCAAAACAAAATAGGTGAGGAAATTGTTAACCCATCACTTTCAATAATTGATAATCCTCTTTTAGAAAAAGGAATGAACACATGCAAATGTGACGGGGAAGGAACACCTTCTCAAAAAACAAAACTTGTTAAAGATGGTATTTTAAATTCATTTATATATGATATTTATACTGCAAACAAAGCAAATACTAAGAGTACATCTAACGGATATAGAAACTACCTAACAACACCAAAAATTTCACTATCAAACTTATGCCTAGAATTTAAAGAAATGACTGATATTTCAGAAATTGATAATGGAGTTCTAACTACTAGTGTTTTAGGAGCTCATACTGCTAATCCAATATCTGGAGATTTTTCCGTTGAAGCAAGTAATGCATTTAAAATAAAAAATGGAGAATTAATCGAACCAATTAATAAAGCTATGATTTCTGGAAATATTTTTGAATTAATGAAAACCTGTGAAGGTTTAAAATCAAAAATTAAACAATATGGACCCTATATTCTTCCAAAGTTATTAGTACATAATCTAAAAGTAGTAGGTCAATGA